A window of Raineyella sp. W15-4 contains these coding sequences:
- a CDS encoding helix-turn-helix transcriptional regulator — protein sequence MTTTAAEQVPRLLALSTWLRGQVETTVDEVAREFGVSIDQAREDVRLLTMCEVPGQVGFYLLDVDFDALDAGVIRPSLDNAPTRPARFSPDEAVTLLVGLRVLAETSTGQTAAVVESARRKIAAAAGDHAAVADRFHLSVASGSPEVREAVARALAEHRSLALDYVDAQGRATQRTVDGLTTRVVDGYHYLEAWDLDRADRRSFRMDRIRVAAVLTRVALDHGDVERVPSWTRRLEQADQITLWVRRPAAWLVEYYPTTRIRPATAEDAARAGRAPSAGDLVVTLGVLDPSWLTGLLLRCGADLVLLEPREARQGALDRARATLALYRGTDSGPGPADEPAARVG from the coding sequence ATGACCACCACCGCCGCTGAACAGGTCCCGCGGCTGCTCGCGCTGAGCACCTGGCTGCGCGGCCAGGTCGAGACGACGGTCGACGAGGTGGCCCGCGAGTTCGGGGTGAGTATCGACCAGGCCCGCGAGGACGTCCGGCTGCTGACGATGTGCGAGGTCCCCGGCCAGGTCGGCTTCTATCTCCTCGACGTGGACTTCGACGCCCTCGATGCGGGGGTGATCCGGCCCTCGCTCGACAACGCGCCGACCCGACCGGCCCGGTTCAGCCCCGACGAGGCCGTGACGCTCCTGGTGGGGCTGCGGGTGCTCGCCGAGACCTCGACCGGGCAGACCGCCGCAGTGGTCGAGTCGGCCCGGAGGAAGATCGCCGCGGCGGCCGGCGACCATGCGGCGGTCGCCGACCGGTTCCACCTCTCCGTCGCTTCGGGCAGCCCCGAGGTTCGCGAGGCGGTGGCCCGGGCCCTGGCGGAGCACCGCAGCCTGGCCCTCGACTACGTGGACGCGCAGGGCCGTGCCACGCAGCGTACGGTCGACGGGCTCACCACGCGGGTGGTCGACGGCTACCACTACCTGGAGGCGTGGGACCTCGACCGGGCCGACCGGCGGTCGTTCCGGATGGACCGGATCCGCGTCGCCGCCGTGCTCACCCGTGTGGCCCTCGACCACGGCGATGTCGAGCGGGTGCCGAGCTGGACCCGGCGGCTCGAACAGGCCGACCAGATCACCCTCTGGGTGCGCCGGCCCGCCGCCTGGCTGGTCGAGTACTACCCGACCACCCGGATCCGGCCGGCGACCGCCGAGGACGCCGCCCGGGCGGGTCGTGCCCCCTCGGCCGGGGACCTGGTCGTCACCCTCGGGGTGCTCGACCCGAGCTGGCTCACCGGGCTGCTGCTGCGCTGCGGCGCCGATCTGGTCCTGCTGGAGCCCCGCGAGGCCCGGCAGGGTGCCCTGGACCGGGCCCGCGCCACCCTCGCCCTCTACCGCGGCACCGACTCCGGCCCCGGTCCGGCGGACGAGCCGGCCGCCCGGGTCGGGTAG
- the pafA gene encoding Pup--protein ligase, which translates to MTRAAEPGQARTRRIYGLETEYGLTSRPRGDRRVGPEEVARQMFRGMIAWGRSSNVFLGNGARIYLDVGSHPEYATAECDDLYDLIAHDAVGNRLVEDLRRLAADQLAADGTPVDIFLFKNNVDSAGNSYGCHENYLVDRAVDINRYYRIILPFLVSRQLIAGAGHLSRTQLYERPDHVPGAHHPTTFQLSQRADQMWDTVSSATTRSRPMINTRDEPHGDPELYRRLHVIVGDSSMSQTTTLLKVGATELVLRLVEARVALPDLTLDNPNLAIRQISRDLTGRAPVDLASGRTVTALDLQRAYLQAVLDHRDRLGPFAPALEHALELWQRTLAAVEAGDLDTLSQDIDWAIKYKLLTRYADRHGLGPDSPRLAQLDVAYHDIAEGRGLFRLLDAHGEVSRVVDSAAIERALTVPPPTRARLRGAFIDAARAAEVDYLADWMHLRVNRGNQTRALTLRDPFRDTDDRVDALIASLTESRW; encoded by the coding sequence GTGACGAGGGCGGCGGAGCCGGGCCAGGCGCGGACCCGGCGGATCTACGGGCTGGAGACCGAGTATGGATTGACCAGCCGGCCCCGCGGCGACCGGCGGGTCGGGCCGGAGGAGGTCGCCCGGCAGATGTTCCGCGGCATGATCGCCTGGGGTCGGTCCAGCAACGTGTTCCTCGGCAACGGGGCGCGGATCTACCTCGACGTCGGCTCGCACCCCGAGTACGCCACCGCCGAGTGCGACGACCTGTACGACCTGATCGCCCACGACGCGGTCGGCAACCGGCTGGTCGAGGACCTGCGCCGGCTGGCCGCCGACCAGCTCGCCGCGGACGGCACGCCGGTCGACATCTTCCTGTTCAAGAACAACGTCGACTCCGCAGGCAACTCGTACGGCTGCCACGAGAACTACCTCGTCGACCGGGCCGTGGACATCAACCGCTACTACCGGATCATCCTGCCCTTCCTGGTCAGCCGGCAGCTGATCGCCGGCGCCGGACACCTGTCCCGGACCCAGCTCTACGAGCGTCCGGACCACGTGCCGGGGGCACACCACCCGACGACCTTCCAGCTCAGCCAGCGGGCCGACCAGATGTGGGACACCGTCTCCTCGGCCACCACCCGGTCCCGGCCGATGATCAACACCCGCGACGAGCCGCACGGCGATCCCGAGCTCTACCGCCGGCTCCACGTCATCGTCGGCGACTCGTCGATGTCCCAGACCACGACACTGCTCAAGGTGGGGGCGACGGAGCTGGTGCTGCGGTTGGTCGAGGCGCGGGTGGCGCTGCCCGACCTGACCCTCGACAACCCCAACCTCGCCATCCGCCAGATCTCCCGCGACCTCACCGGGCGGGCGCCGGTCGACCTCGCCTCAGGCCGCACGGTCACCGCCCTCGACCTGCAGCGGGCCTACCTGCAGGCGGTCCTCGACCACCGCGACCGGCTGGGCCCCTTCGCACCGGCGCTGGAGCACGCCCTCGAGCTGTGGCAGCGGACCCTCGCCGCCGTCGAGGCCGGCGACCTGGACACCCTGTCCCAGGACATCGACTGGGCGATCAAGTACAAGCTGCTCACCCGCTACGCCGACCGCCACGGGCTGGGCCCGGACAGCCCCCGGCTGGCGCAACTGGACGTCGCCTACCACGACATCGCCGAGGGCCGCGGCCTGTTCCGGCTGCTCGACGCCCACGGTGAGGTGAGCCGGGTCGTCGACAGCGCCGCCATCGAGCGGGCACTGACCGTCCCGCCGCCGACCCGGGCCCGGCTGCGCGGCGCCTTCATCGACGCCGCCCGGGCCGCTGAGGTCGACTACCTGGCCGACTGGATGCACCTGCGGGTCAACCGCGGCAACCAGACCCGCGCGCTCACCCTGCGTGACCCGTTCCGCGACACCGACGACCGGGTCGACGCGCTGATCGCCTCGCTGACCGAGTCGCGGTGGTGA
- a CDS encoding FKBP-type peptidyl-prolyl cis-trans isomerase gives MIDFLRPRPARTALLAAVLALGLGLAGCAQGTGATSPTASASASASAAPEPAQVDNLDGVSVEGKYGESPTVKFTPFTVADTQSKVLIEGDGPAVTADMTVTVHYQGLNGRTGEVFDASYANGKPTSFQLSGVIPGFSKGLVGKKQGSRVLLAIPGKDGYDSSGGIAQAGIQVGDTLVFVVDIISVPLSGPQGDKVSQPSGQPTVSGAVNDPKISIPSGAAPSQLLVQPLIKGKGDKVAADSTVTVNYRAWLWDGGKQVDDTYAAKTVNDQQVPAAPESGQLSTLITGWQTALKDQTVGSRILIVVPPSQAYPDGDAGLGIPAGATLVYVVDILQVS, from the coding sequence GTGATCGACTTCCTCCGACCCCGCCCCGCCCGTACGGCCCTGCTCGCCGCGGTCCTGGCCCTGGGCCTCGGCCTGGCCGGCTGCGCGCAGGGGACCGGCGCGACCTCCCCGACCGCCTCGGCCAGTGCGTCGGCCTCCGCGGCGCCGGAGCCCGCCCAGGTCGACAACCTGGACGGCGTCTCCGTCGAGGGGAAGTACGGCGAATCGCCGACGGTGAAGTTCACCCCGTTCACCGTCGCCGACACCCAGTCGAAGGTCCTGATCGAGGGCGACGGACCGGCGGTGACCGCCGACATGACCGTCACCGTCCACTACCAGGGGCTCAACGGCCGCACCGGCGAGGTCTTCGACGCGTCGTACGCGAATGGCAAGCCGACCTCGTTCCAGCTCAGCGGCGTGATCCCCGGCTTCTCGAAGGGCCTGGTCGGCAAGAAGCAGGGTTCGCGGGTGCTGCTCGCCATCCCCGGCAAGGACGGCTACGACTCCAGCGGCGGCATCGCCCAGGCGGGCATCCAGGTCGGCGACACGCTGGTCTTCGTGGTCGACATCATCAGCGTGCCGCTCAGCGGTCCGCAGGGCGACAAGGTGAGTCAGCCCTCCGGGCAGCCCACGGTCAGCGGCGCGGTGAACGACCCGAAGATCTCCATCCCGTCGGGCGCCGCGCCCAGCCAGCTCCTGGTCCAGCCGCTGATCAAGGGCAAGGGCGACAAGGTGGCCGCGGACTCCACCGTCACGGTCAACTACCGGGCCTGGCTGTGGGACGGCGGCAAGCAGGTCGACGACACGTACGCCGCGAAGACGGTGAACGACCAGCAGGTGCCCGCGGCCCCCGAGTCCGGGCAGTTGTCCACCCTGATCACCGGCTGGCAGACCGCGCTGAAGGACCAGACGGTCGGCAGCCGGATCCTGATCGTGGTCCCGCCGTCGCAGGCCTATCCGGACGGCGACGCCGGTCTGGGCATCCCCGCCGGCGCCACCCTGGTCTACGTGGTGGACATCCTCCAGGTCTCCTGA
- a CDS encoding diacylglycerol/lipid kinase family protein — protein sequence MTDAAALTLVVNPSAGLGRARTLLPRVVTELVTSLPGVDVRVHLAASFPEAAAHCRRAVASARPAEDDRRADALLVMGGDGMMHLGANACAGTEVPLGLIPAGTGNDSCRGLGLPPANPVAAARLVVRGATRRIDLARVTGQLVDHGLPDHGTERVLSVVSTGFDALVNLRANRTTFPRGRLRYAWSATVQLAQFEPLPYRLVIDGERRDIPAILIAVGNAGYVGGGMAICPDADVSDGLLDLTIVHPVSRGTFIRLLPALFTGAFVRDPAVEQLRAREVVVDGDGLYGMADGDELGPVPLTVTADPDALTVFTAAPRALTGRSAR from the coding sequence GTGACTGACGCTGCTGCCCTGACACTGGTGGTCAACCCCAGTGCAGGCCTCGGGCGTGCCCGCACGCTGCTGCCGCGGGTGGTCACCGAGCTGGTCACCTCCCTGCCGGGCGTCGATGTCCGGGTCCACCTCGCCGCGAGTTTCCCGGAGGCCGCGGCGCACTGCCGGCGGGCGGTCGCCTCCGCCCGGCCGGCGGAGGACGACCGGCGGGCCGACGCGTTGCTGGTGATGGGCGGCGACGGGATGATGCACCTGGGGGCGAACGCGTGCGCTGGCACCGAAGTGCCGCTGGGGCTGATCCCGGCCGGCACCGGCAACGACTCCTGCCGCGGGCTCGGCCTGCCACCGGCCAATCCGGTGGCCGCCGCGCGCCTGGTCGTCCGCGGTGCCACCCGCCGGATCGACCTGGCCCGGGTGACGGGCCAGCTGGTCGACCACGGTCTGCCGGACCACGGCACCGAACGGGTGCTCTCCGTCGTTTCCACCGGTTTCGACGCCCTGGTCAACCTCCGGGCGAATCGGACGACCTTCCCGCGGGGGCGGCTGCGGTACGCGTGGTCCGCCACCGTCCAGCTCGCCCAGTTCGAGCCCCTGCCGTACCGGCTGGTGATCGACGGGGAGCGCCGCGACATCCCGGCCATCCTGATCGCCGTCGGCAACGCCGGATACGTCGGTGGTGGGATGGCCATCTGTCCTGACGCGGACGTCTCCGACGGGCTGCTCGACCTGACCATCGTGCACCCGGTGAGCCGCGGCACGTTCATCCGGCTGTTGCCGGCATTGTTCACCGGCGCCTTCGTCCGGGACCCTGCGGTGGAACAGCTGCGGGCCCGCGAGGTCGTCGTCGACGGTGACGGCCTCTACGGCATGGCGGACGGCGACGAGCTGGGGCCGGTGCCGCTGACCGTCACCGCCGATCCCGATGCGCTCACCGTTTTCACCGCCGCCCCCCGGGCACTGACCGGCCGGTCGGCGCGCTGA
- the gluQRS gene encoding tRNA glutamyl-Q(34) synthetase GluQRS has product MTTPMPSGAGRFAPSPTSDLHVGNLRTALLAWLFARHSGRRFLVRIEDLDTARVAHDPAVADRQLADLRALGLDWDGEVVRQSRRLAAYAAAVARLTDSPGTYPCFCSRREIAEAVSAPHAPPGAYPGTCRRLTAAERAERAARRPAALRVRGGDITVEVVDALAGRFSGPVDDFVLRRNDGAYAYNLAVVVDDLAQGVDQVVRGDDLLASSPRQAWLTERLGGRRPTYAHVPLVVNRQGQRLAKRDGAVTLTDLAARGVGADAVRSRLAASLGLAEAGEPVTTADLLARFDPTALPRTPWAWDAGDAG; this is encoded by the coding sequence GTGACCACGCCGATGCCGTCCGGCGCCGGCCGGTTCGCGCCGAGCCCGACCTCGGACCTGCACGTCGGCAACCTGCGCACCGCGCTGCTGGCCTGGCTGTTCGCCCGGCACAGCGGTCGGCGGTTCCTGGTCCGGATCGAGGACCTGGACACCGCCCGGGTGGCGCACGACCCCGCGGTGGCGGACCGCCAGCTGGCGGATCTGCGGGCGCTGGGCCTGGACTGGGACGGTGAGGTCGTCCGGCAGTCCCGGCGATTGGCGGCGTACGCCGCGGCGGTCGCCCGGCTGACCGACAGCCCGGGCACGTATCCGTGCTTCTGCAGCCGGCGGGAGATCGCCGAGGCGGTCAGCGCACCCCATGCCCCGCCGGGTGCCTATCCGGGCACCTGCCGCCGGCTCACCGCCGCGGAACGGGCCGAGCGGGCGGCCCGCCGCCCGGCGGCGCTGCGGGTGCGGGGCGGGGACATCACCGTCGAAGTGGTCGACGCCCTGGCCGGCCGGTTCAGCGGGCCGGTCGACGACTTCGTGCTGCGGCGCAACGACGGGGCGTACGCCTACAACCTCGCCGTGGTCGTCGACGACCTCGCGCAAGGGGTCGACCAGGTCGTCCGGGGTGACGACCTGCTGGCGTCCTCGCCGCGCCAGGCCTGGCTCACCGAGCGGCTCGGCGGGCGGAGACCGACGTACGCGCATGTGCCGCTGGTGGTGAACCGCCAGGGGCAGCGACTGGCGAAGCGGGACGGGGCGGTGACGCTGACCGACCTGGCCGCCCGCGGGGTCGGCGCGGACGCGGTCCGGTCCCGGCTCGCCGCCTCCCTCGGGCTGGCCGAGGCCGGCGAACCGGTCACGACAGCCGACCTGCTGGCCCGGTTCGACCCGACCGCACTCCCCCGCACGCCGTGGGCGTGGGACGCCGGGGACGCCGGCTGA
- the tatC gene encoding twin-arginine translocase subunit TatC: protein MTLFDHFRELRYRVIVIVVLILLGMAVTAFFYNDLYQFLLDPYLRAVHEINQSRPGQEVLVVNAGVAAPMTLAIKIVAIAGTVVSSPFWLYQIWAFIAPGLLAKERRWALAFIGAGVPLFLTGVALGYWVLPKGLVVLLGFTPQNSPVANMVEMVPFLTFMIQIMLVFGVAFLLPVVIVALDLAGVVTGAQLGAVRSYAIVGIFVFAAVASPSTDPISMLALAVPMTVLYVVAEVICRVNDRRRGTRLAAAEAAELASRAGTVSD, encoded by the coding sequence ATGACCCTCTTCGATCACTTCCGGGAACTGCGCTATCGGGTGATCGTGATCGTCGTCCTGATCCTCCTCGGGATGGCCGTCACCGCGTTCTTCTACAACGATCTGTATCAGTTCCTGCTCGACCCGTACCTGCGGGCCGTGCACGAGATCAACCAGAGCCGGCCGGGCCAGGAGGTGTTGGTCGTCAACGCCGGGGTCGCGGCCCCGATGACGCTGGCGATCAAGATCGTTGCGATCGCCGGCACGGTGGTCAGCAGTCCCTTCTGGCTGTACCAGATCTGGGCCTTCATCGCGCCCGGTCTGCTGGCCAAGGAGCGGCGTTGGGCCTTGGCGTTCATCGGTGCCGGTGTCCCGCTGTTCCTGACCGGGGTGGCACTCGGCTACTGGGTGCTGCCCAAGGGCTTGGTGGTCCTGCTGGGCTTCACCCCGCAGAATTCACCGGTCGCGAACATGGTCGAGATGGTGCCGTTCCTGACCTTCATGATCCAGATCATGCTGGTGTTCGGGGTGGCGTTCCTGCTCCCGGTGGTCATCGTGGCGCTGGACCTCGCCGGCGTGGTGACCGGCGCCCAGCTCGGTGCGGTGCGGTCGTACGCCATCGTCGGGATCTTCGTCTTCGCGGCGGTCGCCTCACCGTCGACCGACCCGATCTCGATGCTCGCCCTGGCGGTGCCGATGACGGTGCTGTACGTCGTCGCCGAGGTCATCTGTCGTGTCAACGACCGACGCCGGGGGACCCGGCTCGCCGCCGCCGAGGCCGCCGAGCTGGCGTCCCGAGCCGGGACTGTCAGTGACTGA
- the tatA gene encoding twin-arginine translocase TatA/TatE family subunit — MSPLALAGLGGPELLIILAIVLLLFGGSRLAGLGKSTGRAIREFKEETKGVAEPKSVGSAEVKPAADEVSGTAEVHDAEIVDPEHKKDR, encoded by the coding sequence ATGTCTCCCCTCGCCCTGGCCGGGCTCGGCGGCCCCGAGCTGCTCATCATCCTGGCGATTGTGCTGCTGCTGTTCGGCGGCTCCCGGCTGGCCGGGCTCGGCAAGAGCACCGGCCGTGCCATCCGTGAGTTCAAGGAGGAGACCAAGGGTGTCGCCGAGCCGAAGTCCGTCGGCAGCGCCGAGGTGAAGCCTGCCGCCGACGAGGTGTCGGGGACCGCCGAGGTCCACGATGCCGAGATCGTCGACCCGGAGCACAAGAAGGACCGCTGA
- a CDS encoding DEAD/DEAH box helicase, whose translation MAEAEDLSPAEAYARFRHQQSFPELRDFARDYSFDFDDYQVEACQAVEGGSGVLVAAPTGAGKTIVGEFAVHLALAQGRKAFYTTPLKALSNQKYNDLVDRYGAEKVGLLTGDSSVNGEAPVVVMTTEVLRNMMYAGSPTLRGLGFVVMDEVHYLADRFRGPVWEEIIIGLPESVQLVCLSATVSNAEEFGNWLAEVRGEMEVVVSERRPVPLYQHVLVGNRLMDLFADVAPTADLADRAATYDVNPALVRIAKEESRVVRDDSRRPRGRSGKGKRSPAGATRYGGGAAREHQERSRYRPAHRAEVVRILDRADLLPAIVFIFSRQGCDAAVRQLQSAHVHLTRPDEEAAILAIARRHVEGFSPEDLQALGYESFLDGLLRGIAAHHAGVLPALKECVEECFEQGLIKVVFATETLALGINMPARSVLIEKLVKYNGEAHVEITPGEYTQLTGRAGRRGIDVEGHAVVVWQPGMDPRAVAGLASKRTYPLRSAFRPTYNMAVNMLNRMPRSQVRTVLELSFAQFQTDRSVVGLARKLARSSGDYDDLAAQAACELGDFMAYARLRDEIHRIETAAVKQDKVLRREETERVLGGLRPGDIVRVPSGRTQGWVVVLDNAHVDPQQGPRPTVMTPDRQVRRLSLTDFPTLPQVAGKVRIPKHFQSRDASHRHSLGAALRQRLDELDTTPAPVRAEGSLNEKERARIGRLREELAAHPCHPCPDREVHARWAEKALRAERDARGLEHQVARRTRSIADRFDKICTVLGSLGYVRATGADDLEVTAEGRTLAQIYSEADLVVAECIRDDVFDGLSAPQLAAVLSVFTYQPRRGDEHRSQRLPDLRSHEAFEHAGRIARRIALVERDARLEASLELPPGFARPAFDWCAGQPLAEVLERGEMSAGDFVRWARLVVDLADQVATGAGPGELRETCHEVRHRMQRGVVAAAVSAPEDEGEDD comes from the coding sequence ATGGCAGAAGCTGAGGACCTCTCTCCGGCCGAAGCGTACGCGCGGTTCCGACACCAGCAGTCCTTTCCGGAGCTGCGGGACTTCGCCCGCGACTACAGCTTCGACTTCGACGACTACCAGGTCGAGGCCTGCCAGGCCGTCGAGGGCGGCTCCGGGGTGTTGGTCGCCGCCCCGACCGGCGCGGGCAAGACGATCGTCGGCGAGTTCGCCGTGCACCTCGCCCTCGCCCAGGGCCGCAAGGCGTTCTACACCACCCCGCTCAAGGCGCTGTCCAACCAGAAGTACAACGACCTCGTCGACCGGTACGGCGCGGAGAAGGTCGGGCTGCTGACCGGCGACTCGTCGGTCAACGGGGAGGCGCCGGTGGTGGTGATGACCACCGAGGTGCTCCGCAACATGATGTACGCCGGCTCGCCGACCCTGCGCGGTCTGGGGTTCGTGGTGATGGACGAGGTGCACTACCTCGCCGACCGGTTCCGCGGCCCGGTGTGGGAGGAGATCATCATCGGACTGCCGGAATCGGTCCAGCTGGTCTGCCTGTCCGCGACGGTCTCCAATGCCGAGGAGTTCGGCAACTGGCTGGCCGAGGTCCGCGGCGAGATGGAGGTGGTGGTCTCCGAACGCCGCCCCGTCCCGCTCTACCAGCACGTCCTGGTCGGCAACCGACTGATGGACCTCTTCGCCGATGTCGCGCCGACCGCCGACCTGGCGGACCGGGCCGCGACGTACGACGTGAACCCGGCCCTGGTCCGGATCGCCAAGGAGGAGTCCCGGGTGGTCCGGGACGACTCCCGCCGCCCCCGGGGACGGTCCGGCAAGGGCAAGCGTTCACCGGCCGGGGCGACCCGCTACGGCGGCGGAGCGGCCCGTGAGCACCAGGAGCGATCCCGCTACCGGCCGGCGCACCGCGCCGAGGTGGTCCGGATCCTCGACCGGGCCGACCTGCTGCCGGCGATCGTCTTCATCTTCTCCCGGCAGGGCTGCGACGCCGCGGTCCGCCAGCTGCAGTCCGCGCACGTCCACCTCACCCGCCCCGACGAGGAGGCGGCGATCCTCGCCATCGCCCGGCGCCACGTCGAGGGATTCAGCCCCGAGGACCTGCAGGCGCTGGGCTACGAATCCTTCCTCGACGGCCTGCTGCGGGGCATCGCCGCGCACCATGCGGGCGTCCTGCCGGCGCTCAAGGAGTGCGTCGAGGAGTGCTTCGAGCAGGGGCTGATCAAGGTCGTCTTCGCCACCGAGACGCTCGCGCTCGGCATCAACATGCCGGCCCGCTCCGTGCTGATCGAGAAGCTGGTCAAGTACAACGGTGAGGCACATGTCGAGATCACCCCGGGGGAGTACACCCAGCTGACCGGCCGGGCCGGCCGCCGCGGCATCGACGTCGAGGGTCACGCCGTGGTGGTCTGGCAGCCCGGGATGGACCCGCGGGCGGTGGCCGGCCTGGCCAGCAAACGGACCTACCCACTGCGCTCCGCCTTCCGGCCGACATACAACATGGCGGTCAACATGCTCAACCGGATGCCGCGCAGCCAGGTGCGGACGGTCCTCGAGCTGTCCTTCGCCCAGTTCCAGACCGACCGGTCCGTCGTCGGCCTGGCCCGCAAGCTGGCCCGCAGCTCCGGGGACTACGACGACCTGGCCGCCCAGGCGGCGTGCGAGCTCGGCGACTTCATGGCGTACGCCCGGCTGCGCGACGAGATCCACCGGATCGAGACCGCCGCGGTCAAGCAGGACAAGGTGCTGCGCCGCGAGGAGACCGAACGCGTCCTCGGCGGCCTGCGCCCCGGCGACATCGTCCGGGTGCCGAGCGGCCGGACCCAGGGCTGGGTGGTCGTCCTCGACAACGCCCACGTGGACCCCCAGCAGGGCCCGCGGCCGACGGTGATGACCCCGGACCGGCAGGTGCGTCGGCTCTCCCTCACCGACTTCCCGACCCTGCCGCAGGTGGCCGGCAAGGTGCGGATCCCCAAGCACTTCCAGTCCCGCGACGCGTCCCACCGGCACAGTCTCGGGGCGGCGCTGCGCCAGCGGCTGGACGAACTGGACACCACGCCGGCGCCGGTACGGGCCGAGGGATCGCTGAACGAGAAGGAACGGGCCCGGATCGGCCGGCTGCGCGAGGAGCTCGCCGCCCACCCGTGCCACCCCTGCCCGGACCGCGAGGTGCACGCCCGCTGGGCGGAGAAGGCGCTGCGGGCCGAGCGGGACGCCCGCGGGCTGGAACACCAGGTGGCCCGCCGTACCCGCTCGATCGCCGACCGGTTCGACAAGATCTGCACCGTCCTCGGCTCCCTCGGCTACGTCCGGGCCACCGGCGCCGATGACCTCGAGGTGACCGCCGAGGGGCGTACGCTCGCGCAGATCTACTCCGAGGCCGACCTGGTGGTCGCCGAGTGCATCCGCGACGATGTGTTCGACGGCCTGTCCGCTCCCCAGCTCGCCGCCGTGCTGTCGGTGTTCACCTACCAGCCCCGCCGGGGGGACGAGCACCGCTCCCAGCGGCTGCCCGACCTGCGCAGCCACGAGGCGTTCGAGCACGCCGGTCGGATCGCCCGCCGGATCGCCCTGGTAGAGCGCGATGCCCGGCTCGAGGCCAGCCTGGAGCTGCCGCCCGGCTTCGCCCGGCCGGCGTTCGACTGGTGCGCCGGCCAGCCGCTGGCCGAGGTGCTGGAGCGGGGGGAGATGAGCGCCGGGGACTTCGTCCGCTGGGCCCGGCTGGTCGTCGACCTCGCCGACCAGGTGGCCACCGGGGCCGGCCCCGGGGAGTTGCGGGAGACCTGCCACGAGGTGCGTCATCGGATGCAGCGCGGCGTCGTCGCGGCGGCGGTCTCGGCCCCCGAGGACGAGGGCGAGGACGACTAG
- a CDS encoding helix-turn-helix transcriptional regulator, which translates to MAPSNAERRVVLTMLLLGAPQPLTKARIRELVEGYAGLSEAAFNQSFERDKRALRVEMGLPIETSGVGEDEGYRIRLGEFALAPVDLTPEEAAAVALAARSWREAGMAASSQRALMKLRSIGVEPDTEALASLFTPSDVADTRPAATQGLAVLRDAITNRRRVSFDYADRGARRHVEPWGLAMAHGQWYLFGADLDRHGTRKFKLARIRSTVKPGTANLAFPEPDPAAVRRLTEEVSAQRAADEAVVAVRTGREAALHRPLAEADEPAPPGYRAWRVAYAYRQGFIGELAMLGPDVVVLSPPALRTQLVEHLTALLAEGGDDDHHRR; encoded by the coding sequence ATGGCGCCGAGCAACGCCGAGCGGCGGGTGGTGCTGACGATGCTCCTGCTCGGTGCCCCGCAACCGTTGACGAAGGCGCGGATCCGCGAACTCGTCGAGGGCTACGCCGGGCTGTCCGAGGCGGCCTTCAACCAGTCCTTCGAACGCGACAAGCGGGCGCTGCGGGTCGAGATGGGCCTGCCGATCGAGACCAGCGGGGTGGGAGAGGACGAGGGCTACCGGATCCGGCTGGGGGAGTTCGCCCTGGCGCCGGTCGACCTCACCCCCGAGGAGGCCGCCGCGGTCGCGCTGGCCGCGCGCAGCTGGCGGGAGGCCGGGATGGCCGCCTCCTCGCAGCGGGCGCTGATGAAGCTGCGCTCCATCGGCGTCGAACCGGACACCGAGGCACTTGCCTCGCTCTTCACGCCCAGTGACGTCGCCGACACCCGCCCGGCCGCGACCCAGGGCCTGGCGGTGCTCCGCGACGCGATCACCAACCGTCGCCGGGTCAGCTTCGACTACGCCGACCGCGGCGCCCGCCGGCATGTCGAGCCCTGGGGCCTGGCGATGGCGCACGGCCAGTGGTACCTGTTCGGGGCCGATCTCGATCGTCACGGCACCCGCAAGTTCAAGCTGGCCCGGATCCGCAGCACGGTGAAGCCCGGCACGGCCAACCTCGCCTTCCCCGAGCCCGATCCCGCGGCGGTGCGGCGGCTCACCGAGGAGGTGTCCGCCCAGCGCGCGGCGGACGAGGCCGTCGTCGCCGTCCGGACCGGCCGGGAGGCCGCCCTGCACCGGCCGCTCGCCGAGGCGGACGAGCCGGCGCCGCCCGGCTACCGCGCCTGGCGGGTGGCGTACGCCTACCGGCAGGGCTTCATCGGCGAGCTGGCGATGCTCGGCCCCGATGTCGTGGTGCTCTCCCCACCCGCGCTGCGTACGCAGCTGGTGGAGCACCTCACGGCGCTGCTGGCGGAAGGAGGCGACGATGACCACCACCGCCGCTGA